The genomic window TAAGAACTTCTCCATTCTTCACTTAACAACTTTTGTTTCTTGCTTACCTGTATAAGTTGGATGACACGCTGGACAAGACTCAACTTTTATTGGTCAATCAGTTGCAGCCGCAACTTCAAACTTATTTCAACATATACAATCCACTTCTACAGACCCATTATATTTAGCATGAATTCATTTTTTCATTTTTAATTCCTTAACAAAATAAATTATTTTCAAAGCTCATCACTTTCATATATCTTCATCTCATCTGCCCTTTCATAAGAGCTTATCTCTTCTTCAGAAAAAAATCTTGCAATTTCTTCTTGAGCCGCATCTTTATCTTCTGACGCATGCACGATATTTCTCCCTATACTCATAGCAAAATCTCACCTTATTGTTCAAGGCTGTGCCTGTCTAGAGTTAGTAACTCAAATCATAAGCCTAACTACATCTATAACCTCTACTCACTCCCAAACTTGCAACATCACTGGAGACGATGTCATATAACTAACTATAGAAGGGAAAAAAGGCTTATCTTTTAAGTGCTTATAATGCTCCTCCAAAACAGACTCATCCAAAGAAACCATTTTACAAGCCACTAGCTTCAGTCATTTTTTTTCAAATCTTTTCATGATTTCTCAACTTAATCATCTTGTTATTGCATCAGGTTTTATTATTACCAAGGTTTGTTCTTGCATAAATATATATTAATTATAAATTAAATTTACTGTATCTTTATAGCATCAACTGGACATGCAGACTTTCAATCTTCTGCCGCCTCAAACTCAGATTCAGATGTAGGCTGCTTTACCACATAAGCTTTATTTTGATCATTGAAGTCAAATATACCAAAATCTCATGCTATCGCTACACAAGCTCAACAACCTATACAAGCATCTTGGTCTACATAAACTTTTTTTGACATAATTATTTTAAGTTAAACTTTAAACATAGTATATAATAATATAAATATTTTTTTTATTTTTTCAAGACTATATAATATTTCCTTAATTGTTAGATTATTTTTTTTCTACATCAGTATCCTCATTTTCTCAATTTTGAGATGTTGAATCAGATTTTTTTGCTGCTTTTTTGAAAAGTTTTGGCATTCATAATTTTATTTCTGTACTAAGTAAAACAGCCATCAAAGCAGGGAGTATAACCCGCAAAGGCATAAGCTGTAAAAAAACAACAAAAAATTCATTGTCTCAAAAATCTGATGATAATTCCTCTATTTTTTCTCAACTAAATATTTGTTCTCAAAAAATAACTATAAGTAAAGAAGATATAATACTTATAACAGTTATTGGTGCAAACAAAACTCAAAATAAAAACTTTATAAAAGAATTTTCTGACACTCATATTCATATTTTGGATCTTGAAAAAATCAGAATTAATAACATTAGATATATTCAAACTATAGTATGCAATTTATAGTACTCAAGTCACTCAGCTATAAATTCTTGATTATCCAAGAATCAAACTTCATTTTCCAACAAATATTGTGACAATCATTCCATACCAACATGCATAGCCAATGCTATTCATATCAACAAATAGTTTCATATTATTATTTTTATCATTTTCTTTACTCATATAGCAACAGAAAATATCAGCAATACTCAAACCAATCATACAAGAAAAAAGTCATAAGTAGAAAGCATAATATAGTTGAAATAAAAAATAAAATAAATATTATGAAAAATATATCTTTATTATTATAATAATTTCACATGGAATTTTCAAACATAAAAAATAAATCAGGATTCACACTTATTGAAATGATGATAGTTGCAGTAATTATATCTGTATGAATACTTTGAATAGTAAATGTTATTGATTATTGACTCAAATTTGTTTGAAACATTAGACAAGAAGTTATAGCAACCAACCTTGCCAGAGAATGAATTGAATGAGTATTCAACATTAGAGATACCAACTGGACTAGATGGTCTGGTAGAAGGGATGAATGTTGGTTATTGAAAGACCCTTTATGAGAAGATTCAGGTTGTCAAAATAAAGACCGAATACAAGAATGATATTATTATCTATCCTGAGCAACAGCATGAAATCAAAAATACAATAAACTTAATAAAATATCTAATGAAAGCGATGATAAATTAGATTTATCTGATTGATTAAACTGGAATAATAATCAGGAATATGCTTTATGTCAAAGCAGTAGATGACAACGACACCCATGCCCCAACGCTAATCAGCAAGAACAAGTTACTTGAGAGTGAAGATATTTCAGGATGATAGAAGTTAAATGATTGTACAACAAAGAAGACTGAACTTCTCTAGATTGTGAAGATTGAGAAGATGGAGATGGTTCAGTAGATTGTTGAGATAGCACACCCAAAGAGCTCAGATTCTGCTCAGTAGTTAAATACATGTGAGATCATGAGTGAGAAGTGAAATTGTGTTCTGCAATTACAAACTTTAGAAATTAATTGATAATAAACATTAATGGACATAGAAAGATTGGAAGAATTTTTAAACTATCAACCTATTTTTGAAGAAGATCCTCAATTTTTATTGCACCAGATAAAAAAAGAGGTTAGTGAATATATGCCTTATGAAAAAATAAGTAAAATAGACCACGCATATGAATTTGCCAAACATGCTCATTGAAACCAAAAAAGACTTTCATGAGAACCTTATTTTGTACATCCCATAAAATCTACACAATTTTTAATGAAAATTAAACCATGAATCAAAAGTATTCAAACCTGCATACTTCATGATGTTATAGAAGACACAGAATTCACCTATGAAGACATTAAAAAAGAATTTTGAGAAGAAGTAGCTAATTTATGCTATTGACTAGAGAAAGTTTCTAAAGTAAGATATAAAGGCCAGGAAAGAAACACAGAAACACTCAAAAAAACTTTTCTTGGAATGGGCAGAGACTTAAGAGTAATTTTTGTAAAGTTAGCTGATCGTATACACAATATACAAACTCTAAAATTTCACCCCAAAGAAGAAAAAAGAGTTAGAATTGCTCAGGAAACACTAAAAATATATGTTCCAATTGCTCAAAGACTGTGACTGTCTGTATTTCAAAACTACCTTGAAAACTGAGCATTCTATAACTTAAACAACAAAGAGTTTAAAAGAATATTTAGTTTTATCAAGAAAAAACACTGAAAATCAAGCAACTATACAGAAAGATGAATCAAAAGTATAGAAAAAATTCTAAATGAATCCAAAATTGAGTATGAACAAATACAGTGAAGACTAAAAAGTCCTTATAGAATTTATAGAAAACTAAAAAAGTACTGAACTAATGATCCATCAAAAATTATGGATATTCTTGCATTCAGAGTAGTAACAAAATCAATATCAGACTGTTATTCTGTATTATGAGTAGTAAATAACAGATACACTCCCCTAATAAAAAGAATAAAAGACTATATTGCACTACCAAAATCCAACTGATATAAAAGCCTTCACACAACTATAATTGGAATGTTTGACTTTCCAGTAGAGATACAAATAAGAACAAAAGAAATGGATGAATTTGCAGAATACTGAGTTGCAGCTCATTTTGCATACAAAGAAACTTGAGATACAGCAAAAATTTCTGAGAAGCAGTCAGAACGAATTCACAAACTACAAAATATTGTAAAAAATTTTCAAGAAACAAGTAAAAAAGATGAATTTGAAAAGGCACTTCACATAGATATACTTGAAAAAAATATATTTGTATATACTCCAGAATGAGATATTGTCGAACTACCACAATGAAGCACAGTTTTAGATTTTGCCTTCAAGATTCATACAGATGTATGATTAAAATTTAAAAATGCAATAGTAGATGACAAGATAGTCCCTATTGATTATCAATTAAAAAATTGAAGTATTGTAAAAATAAACACTTATAAGTCAAAATTTACTGCGTCTCCTAGTTGGATAAATTTTGTCCACAGCCCTTCATCAAAATCTAAACTAAACAGGTTTATAAGGCAAAATCAAATGCAAAAACATATAGAAGCGTGAGAAAAACAAATTAATGAAAAACTTAAAGAATTCTGATTACCACTTATATGAACTAAAAAAGACAAAATTACAAAGAAATATAAATGAGAAGAATATCAAAATATAATGGTTAAGATTTCAGAAAAACAAATTACAGCTACAAAACTTATAAAAGAAGTCTACCCTGATACATTTAGAATCAGTAAAAACATTAACAACCTACAGGACAACACAAAAAGCCAATCAGAAACACTAGAAAAAGAAACCTCAAAACAAAATAATGTTATAATAGACTGAAATAAAAAGCTTGAATATTCAATATGCCCTGAATGTAAACCAACAAATCCAGACAAAATCATCTGAAAAGCTGATAGAGAATGAATAAAAGTACATAATTTGGAATGTACAGCATTAAAAAGAATAAACTATGAAAAATTATTACAAGCACACTGGGAATGAGAAGAAGCACCAACTTATACTCTAAAAGTTAAAATTAGAGCATACGACAAACCATGAGTACTTATCCAAATATTATCTATATTTTCAGATTTTAATGTAAATGTATCTGACATACAAGTAAATAAGAATGAGGACTTATCATCAAATGTAGAAATCTACTTAGAATTTCAAAACCCCTCAAAAATGCACTTCATACTAAAAGAGTTGAAAAATAGAGAAAATTTATTAAAACTAATATCAAAGAAAATAATTTAAAATTTAATATCACAAAATGCAAGAATACATGAATTATATTCAAAATTTAACTATATGAGATTATGTGGCAACAGGCGTTGTTTCAGTTGTAGTCTTTGTTTGGGCTTGGTCTATTTTGTGGACCACAAAAGACATATCTGCTAGAACAGATAATATTATATATCAATTATTCAGCATATTAGTTGTAGCTTGACTTACTCCAATAATTGGTCTACCACTATATATACTTTTAAGACCTCTCAGATATAAGCATGAAAGTGACTCTCCAAACGATTATTATGACCTAAATCTAATAACTTGTGAAAAATGTGAAAATAATAATCTCAAAGAGTTTGATTTTTGTATTTTTTGTGGTAATTGACTAAAAGTAAAATGCAAAGAATGCAAAAACAATTATCCTAAAGAGTATGAATATTGTTCAAGTTGTTGAGCACCAAATATTGAGTAAGTAATCTAATATGATGGACAACATAATATATAAATGAGAGTGAGAAAGAATTGATAAGTTTCTTGTATGACATTTTGGATATTCAAGAAACTTTTTTCATCATATAATTAAAAGAAAGTGAATTTGTATAAACAACAAACCCATAAAAAAATCTTATAAACTTAAAAATTGAGACAACATATCAATTGAAAAACTAGAAAGATTTATTACTGGAGAAGTATTAGAAGATTTTGCATATATAGATCTGGAAATTTTAAAAGAAGAATATGACTACCTTGTAATCAAGAAACCAAAATGAGTGATATCTCACCCTTGAAGTATTTGGGATGTGAGCACTCCATCGGTAGTATGATTTTTATACCAAAAATACAAAAAACTTCCAAGTATTTGAAATTTCATAAGAGCTTGACTAATTCACAGACTGGATAAAGAAACAAGCTGACCTATGATAATTGCAAAAACAGAAAAATGACTTTCACATTTCAAGAAACTATTCAAAGAAAAGTCTGAATCTATATGAATACAACAAAAAGAAGAGGTTCCACTAAAAAAATTTTATACAGCAGAATGTACAACAACACCCAACTGAAAAAGTTTTTTGGATCAGATAGAGTTACCACACTATATACAAGAAATAGTATATCCCAAAGTACCCAATATTAGAAAACCCAAAGAATGAATAACAAAAATATTAAGTAAACAAAATAAATGAAAAAATATAATATTATTTATTGAAATACTTACAGGTCGTACTCATCAAATAAGATACCATCTAAGCAGTAAATGATTACCTATTTTATGAGATTATCTATATTGAAAAAAAGACGACCACAAACTTAATCTAGAATGCAGTCGTCTTGAATTTCTTGACACAAATAATGAATATATAGTTGTTGATATTTAAGCAAATACTTCTTACTAATTCAACATATCGTCTATCAGTGAAACAAAAGTTTCAGAAGGATAAGCTCAAGGTACAAGCACCCAATCTCCTGTTTGAGTATTAAGCAACACATTTCCTGGTGTTCCTTCTACTCCAAAAAGATTTTGTCATTCTTCAATATTTTCCTCTAAGAATCAGTTGTGTTCTTGAGAATTTATACATTGTTCAAACTGATCAGTATCTATTCAAAAATCTTCTGCCAAATCTATCCATCAGCTTTCATTTTCTATATCTTCCAATTGATAAAATGAAGACATATAATCATGATAAACATCTTCTCATCACAGATCTCATGCACATTCTATAGCATTAGATCAAGGATAAGACCTATCTCAAAATATTGGAAAGTTTCTATAAAAGTAAGATACTTCATTAGCATCAAAATTTTCCATAGCATTACTAGAAGTTCAGTCTATATGTTGTCTTTGACAAAAAGGACAATTAACATCAGAGTACTCTATCCATACTACTTGAGCATCTGGATCTCAATCAATTATTCATCTATCAACAACCTGCTCTACTTGGTCAGAATCAAGCTGTCCTCTTTCAAATCAGTCATCCTCTTCTAGTTGCACATCATCTTGAGCTTGCTCATCATCTACAATTCAGTCATCTCACACATCTTGTTGTGCATCCTGTTCGATATCTTGTTGAACATCATCTCACACAAACATTTCCAATTGTTGTCTTTGTTCATCAATAAATTGATCTGAAGTAAAAGCTTGTTTTGCTAATTGATAGTTTTCTAATCATCAAAACTGATATGCATGATGCTTCTCTACTTCTGATTTTATTTCATTTGCCTTATACTCAAGCAAGAAATAGTTTCAAGCTACAGTAAGTACTCACACTAGAATAACAACAGCTATTATATTAATAGCATTACCTGAATTATTTTCTTTTGTCATTTTTTATTAGTTAAAAGATATAAATATTAAATTAATATACAAATATTATGCATAAATGTCAAATTATAAAAAAGCATTGTGGTTGCAAAAGAGTCAAAAGAACATATTATATATTTACATAAAACTTTATTACTATTTCATAATTTTTAATCTCAAAGAGTTTAAAACAACACTAATACTAGATAAAGCCATAGCCAGTCAAGCAAACAAAGGATTTAGTATCACTCACCATATTGGATAAATAACTCCTCCTGCCACTGGTATCAAAATAATATTGTACAAAAATGCCCAAAAGAAGTTTTGATAAATCACTCTAAGAGTTTTCTTACCATCTTCAAAAAGCTTTTTAATTTTTCAAACATTATTTCACAAAAGCACAACATCTCCACTTGTCAAAGCTATATCACTTCAGCTTCACATAGCCACACCTATATCTGCCAAGGTCAAACTTGGACTATCATTTATACCATCACCCACCATCATTACTTTTTTTCATTCTTTTTGAAGCTTTGCAATTTTATCATATTTTTGATCTGGAAGCATTTTTGAATATGCAAAATCTACTCACAATCTATCAGCAACATTTTGAACCACTTCATCATTATCTCATGAAGCAATCCAAGTCTTAATTCACTTTGATTTTACAAATTCTATAAGCTCCTTGCTTTGTTCATTTATTTTGTCTTCCAATACTATCAAAGATTCCACATCATCATTATAAGCAAATGCAACTACAGTTCTTCATCAATTTCTCAAATTATATGCATCTTGTCAAACATCTATACCAGATTGTTTCAAAAATTCCAAGTTTCATATCAAAAGCTGCTTTCAATTGTATTTTGCTTTCATACCCATACCTTGAATATTTTTAAAATCTTGTATCTCATCTTGCAAATTATCAAAATCATACTCTTGCTCTATAAATTTCACAATACTTTCTGCTATTGGATGGGTAGATTTTTTTTCTAAAGCATATATTAAAGAAACTACTTTTTGCTTTTCTAATTTCTTTCAACTAAATTTAAAGTCTGCTACTTCAAATTTTCACTCTGTCAAAGTTCATGTTTTATCAAAAACAATATCTGTATTATTTCACAAATTTTCAAAAACATCTGGAGTTTTCACAAGTATTCCATTACTAGCTGTTTTTCAAAGTCATACAGTAATTGCTGTAGGAGTAGCAAGTCATATAGCACATGGACAAGCAATCACAAGTACACTTATAGATGTAAGTAAAGCATAATTAAACTGAGGCTGAGGTCACCAAAGCATCCATACAATAAATGTCACAGCAGCTATCACCAATACCACAGGCACAAAATAAGAACTTATCAAATCAGCCAAATTTTGTATAGAAGGCTTTTTTCATTGTGCTTGTTGTATAAGCTTGATTATATTATCAAGTACCGAGTTTCATGGGCTTGTATTTATCTGAGCTTTTATATATCAAGTAGTATTTATACTTCCTGCATAAATATTATGATTTTTGCTCTTGTGAATAGGTATACTTTCTCAAGTAATAGAAGACTCATCAAAACTTCATTCTCACTCAATTATTTGAGAATCTGCCGGCACTTTTTCACCAGGTTTTATTACAACAATATCAGATTTTTGTAGTTCTTTTGAGTCTATTTGAACTTCTTTTCAGTCTCTAACAACTATTGCTTTTTTTCTTGCAAAGACAAAAGTTTATTAACAGCTCATTTAGTTGATTTTTTGGCTTTTTCTTCAAGATACTTACCTGTAATAATAAATGCGGCTATACCAGCTGCTGCTTCAAAATATACTGGCAATTCATCTGCAATTTCCAAGAAAAATCAAGGGAAAAGTATACCTGCAATTGATACCAAAAAAGCAGCCAAAGTTCATATTCCTACCAACACATTCATATTGAACACTCATCTAATAATAGAAAGAAAACAAGATTTGTAAATATAAAACCCAGACCAAAACATAACTATAGCAGTCAAGACAAACTGTATACTATAATTGGTCCACAATGGAATTTGTCTTACAAATTCTTCTACCCAAGGAATGTGCAATCACATAGCCAAAAACACAACCACTACAGTAAGTATCAAAGCAACAACCACTTTTTTGAAAAACAAATCAAGCTGTTTTTTCTCTTCATCATTAGATACTAACTGCTCTTCATTATCAAAATCCTCTTTCATGTTATATCACATATCCTCTACAAGATTTTGAATTTCTTCAGCAGAGATTCTATTTTCATCATACTCTATCTGCATAGATTCATTAGCATAACTTACAAAGACTTTATTAATTCAATCTTTTTTGGACAGTCTATTTTGAAGTGCTGTTGCACAACCTGCACAAGACATTCATTTTATTTTGTATTCAGCTTTCATAAATCAAAGTTTATATATTAAGAAAAGGTAGCTTTGTTAAAAAAAGTTATCAATAATAGAACTTTTGAATAAGCTCGTAAGGAGTTCTATTATCTAGTAATTTATATGGCTTCACTGTATTATATCAATTTACAAATCTTTTTAAAGACATTTTTCTATGTTCTGATGACATAAATGTTCCCTTGTTGTGCCACATCTCCACTAAAGTTCTTATAACCCTCTCTGCCTCTCAGTTTGTTCTTGGTATTCTAACTTTTGTGAATCTTCGTTTTATTCAGTTTACTATACAGTCCTTCACAAATTAATGTTCATTAATTCATTTGTATTCTAGTCAACTATCTGAATATACACATTCAATTGTATATGGACACTTATTTATTACCTATTTCAAGAACGCAGCTGATAATACTTGTGTCATATCTTCCATGATAGCCACATAAATCTCTATTGAATAATCATCTACTCATACAAACAAGTATTCCGATTTTTTATTCTCAACTCACTTTATAAGAGGAAGCTTTGTTGTGTCAAATTGAAGTATTTATCAAAGATAGCTTATATTCTATTTTAGCCAATCTAAGTAATCATCGTTTAATGCTTCTAAATCTATTATTAGTGGAATTGTCTAGGGACAAATTCTTTTAGTCTAGCTCTTTTAAGTATCTTATATATACTAGGAGCAGATACATTGAATTTGATACATAGATCTTTTAGTTTTATTCATCTTTGATAGAATTTCCATATCTCTTTCCTTTAGAATGGTGTAAATCTTGTATTTTTATGTAAGTTCATTAATATAATTTGGTTGTCAAACAAATACTATTCATTATAAAAATTATTTTTAACAACCTTATACAATATTATCAAATAAATATTATTTATATTATTAAAAAGTAATGATGAAAAAAATTTATCTTTTGCTAATATTAGTATTACTAGTAATATGACTAGTAGCCTACTTTAAAAGAGCAACTATATTAAACTTTATATGAGAACATTTTAAAGATCAACAAAATTTACAAGGAGCAATGAAATACTATAAAAAAGCATTAGAAATAGAACCTAATAATGTAGCATTTTTAAATAATAAATGAAAAGCATTATCTCGATTATGAAGACATGAAGAAGCAATAGAATATTATAACACAGCATTAGAAATAGAACCTAATAATGTGGATATATTAAATAGTAAATGAGCAGCACTAAGTCAATCAAGAAACTATGAAGAAGCACTTGAATATACTAAAAAAGCATTAGAAATAAAGCCTAATGATCTGGATATATTAATTAATAAATGATGGTTATTAGAAGAATTGTGAAGACATGAAGAAGCAGTTGAATATGTTGAAAAAGCATTAGAAATAGAAACTAATGATGCAATTAGTTTAAATGATAAATGATTAGCATTATACAGGTTATGAAGGTATGAAGAAGCAATAGAATATTATAACATAGCATTAGAAATAGAGCCTAATGATGTGGACATATTAATTAGAAAATGACTGGCATTAAAAAAATTGTGAAAACATGAAGAAGCACTTGAACATTCTAGTAAAGTGCTTGAAATAGATCCTAATAATCGGAGTGCAAAACAGTTAAAACAAGAAATTGAACATATTCAGGAAACTGAAGAATAAATTTATAGCTATTTAAGAAATTAAAAGATAAACTACTCAAGCTTAGAAACAAGTGAATAATAAATTAATGAAATCTGAAGAGCTTTCAGATCCGTCCTTGAATTAGTTGAATTAATCAATAATTTCAGCAGAATAAAGATCATCATCAAATATATCCGCTTGAGTTATTTCATCAGGTGATATAATTTCAGGATCATATTCAACGTCTGCGGTTTCATTTACTAAATCCACATTCGATGATTCCACTCCATCTAAGGAATTCAAACTAGACTCTATTCTCATCACACATGATATACAAAACATACCATCTATTGCAAGCTTCAAAGACTCATATTCAGACTCATAACCTTGTTCTTCAGCAGCTGCAGAAGTTTCAAAAGATATAGAAGAACTCAAGGTAGTATATCAAACAGTAAAGTTGTAAGCTCATATAGCTACCAAAAACACAGCTATTACTCTAAAAACTACTTGACCAAAAGCTCATTTCAAGAAACTAGATATACTTCCAAATCAAAGCAAAGGAATCATAGATCCAAGAACAAAAGATAACATCACCAAGGATCACTGCCAAAAACTACCTGTAGTAACAGCAAACAACTGTGCTGCCATACTAAAACCACAAGGCACAAAAAAAGTTGCTCATCAGATACCAGTTGCAT from Candidatus Absconditicoccus praedator includes these protein-coding regions:
- the rpmE gene encoding 50S ribosomal protein L31, whose product is MKKGIHAKYNGSVEVDCICGNKFEVAAATDGPIKVESCPACHPTYTGKQETKVVKGRMEKFLERQKKIDQINKSN
- the ndk gene encoding nucleoside-diphosphate kinase, translating into MQEQTLVIIKPDAITRGLSGEIMKRFEKKGLKLVACKMVSLDESVLEEHYKHLKDKPFFPSIVSYMTSSPVMLQVWEGVEVIDVVRLMIGVTNSRQAQPGTIRGDFAMSIGRNIVHASEDKDAAQEEIARFFSEEEISSYERADEMKIYESDELGK
- a CDS encoding ferredoxin, giving the protein MSKKVYVDQDACIGCGACVAIAGDFGIFDFNDQNKAYVVKQPTSESEFEAAEDGKSACPVDAIKIQ
- a CDS encoding type IV pilus modification PilV family protein; this encodes MEFSNIKNKSGFTLIEMMIVAVIISVGILGIVNVIDYGLKFVGNIRQEVIATNLAREGIEGVFNIRDTNWTRWSGRRDECWLLKDPLGEDSGCQNKDRIQEGYYYLSGATAGNQKYNKLNKISNESDDKLDLSDGLNWNNNQEYALCQSSRGQRHPCPNANQQEQVTGEGRYFRMIEVKGLYNKEDGTSLDCEDGEDGDGSVDCGDSTPKELRFCSVVKYMGDHEGEVKLCSAITNFRN
- a CDS encoding RelA/SpoT family protein — protein: MDIERLEEFLNYQPIFEEDPQFLLHQIKKEVSEYMPYEKISKIDHAYEFAKHAHGNQKRLSGEPYFVHPIKSTQFLMKIKPGIKSIQTCILHDVIEDTEFTYEDIKKEFGEEVANLCYGLEKVSKVRYKGQERNTETLKKTFLGMGRDLRVIFVKLADRIHNIQTLKFHPKEEKRVRIAQETLKIYVPIAQRLGLSVFQNYLENGAFYNLNNKEFKRIFSFIKKKHGKSSNYTERGIKSIEKILNESKIEYEQIQGRLKSPYRIYRKLKKYGTNDPSKIMDILAFRVVTKSISDCYSVLGVVNNRYTPLIKRIKDYIALPKSNGYKSLHTTIIGMFDFPVEIQIRTKEMDEFAEYGVAAHFAYKETGDTAKISEKQSERIHKLQNIVKNFQETSKKDEFEKALHIDILEKNIFVYTPEGDIVELPQGSTVLDFAFKIHTDVGLKFKNAIVDDKIVPIDYQLKNGSIVKINTYKSKFTASPSWINFVHSPSSKSKLNRFIRQNQMQKHIEAGEKQINEKLKEFGLPLIGTKKDKITKKYKGEEYQNIMVKISEKQITATKLIKEVYPDTFRISKNINNLQDNTKSQSETLEKETSKQNNVIIDGNKKLEYSICPECKPTNPDKIIGKADREGIKVHNLECTALKRINYEKLLQAHWEGEEAPTYTLKVKIRAYDKPGVLIQILSIFSDFNVNVSDIQVNKNEDLSSNVEIYLEFQNPSKMHFILKELKNRENLLKLISKKII
- a CDS encoding RluA family pseudouridine synthase, which gives rise to MDNIIYKGEGERIDKFLVGHFGYSRNFFHHIIKRKGICINNKPIKKSYKLKNGDNISIEKLERFITGEVLEDFAYIDLEILKEEYDYLVIKKPKGVISHPGSIWDVSTPSVVGFLYQKYKKLPSIGNFIRAGLIHRLDKETSGPMIIAKTEKGLSHFKKLFKEKSESIGIQQKEEVPLKKFYTAECTTTPNGKSFLDQIELPHYIQEIVYPKVPNIRKPKEGITKILSKQNKGKNIILFIEILTGRTHQIRYHLSSKGLPILGDYLYGKKDDHKLNLECSRLEFLDTNNEYIVVDI
- a CDS encoding DsbA family protein, with the translated sequence MTKENNSGNAINIIAVVILVGVLTVAGNYFLLEYKANEIKSEVEKHHAYQFGGLENYQLAKQAFTSDQFIDEQRQQLEMFVGDDVQQDIEQDAQQDVGDDGIVDDEQAQDDVQLEEDDGFERGQLDSDQVEQVVDRGIIDGDPDAQVVWIEYSDVNCPFCQRQHIDGTSSNAMENFDANEVSYFYRNFPIFGDRSYPGSNAIECAGDLGGEDVYHDYMSSFYQLEDIENESGWIDLAEDFGIDTDQFEQCINSQEHNGFLEENIEEGQNLFGVEGTPGNVLLNTQTGDWVLVPGAYPSETFVSLIDDMLN
- a CDS encoding heavy metal translocating P-type ATPase; the encoded protein is MPADSQIIEGEGSFDESSITGESIPIHKSKNHNIYAGSINTTGYIKAQINTSPGNSVLDNIIKLIQQAQGKKPSIQNLADLISSYFVPVVLVIAAVTFIVWMLWGPQPQFNYALLTSISVLVIACPCAIGLATPTAITVGLGKTASNGILVKTPDVFENLGNNTDIVFDKTGTLTEGKFEVADFKFSGKKLEKQKVVSLIYALEKKSTHPIAESIVKFIEQEYDFDNLQDEIQDFKNIQGMGMKAKYNGKQLLIGNLEFLKQSGIDVGQDAYNLRNGGRTVVAFAYNDDVESLIVLEDKINEQSKELIEFVKSKGIKTWIASGDNDEVVQNVADRLGVDFAYSKMLPDQKYDKIAKLQKEGKKVMMVGDGINDSPSLTLADIGVAMGSGSDIALTSGDVVLLGNNVGKIKKLFEDGKKTLRVIYQNFFWAFLYNIILIPVAGGVIYPIWGVILNPLFAGLAMALSSISVVLNSLRLKIMK
- a CDS encoding cation transporter, which encodes MKAEYKIKGMSCAGCATALQNRLSKKDGINKVFVSYANESMQIEYDENRISAEEIQNLVEDMGYNMKEDFDNEEQLVSNDEEKKQLDLFFKKVVVALILTVVVVFLAMGLHIPWVEEFVRQIPLWTNYSIQFVLTAIVMFWSGFYIYKSCFLSIIRGVFNMNVLVGIGTLAAFLVSIAGILFPGFFLEIADELPVYFEAAAGIAAFIITGKYLEEKAKKSTKGAVNKLLSLQEKKQ
- a CDS encoding integrase core domain-containing protein, translated to MKDCIVNGIKRRFTKVRIPRTNGEAERVIRTLVEMWHNKGTFMSSEHRKMSLKRFVNGYNTVKPYKLLDNRTPYELIQKFYYG
- a CDS encoding tetratricopeptide repeat protein encodes the protein MMKKIYLLLILVLLVIGLVAYFKRATILNFIGEHFKDQQNLQGAMKYYKKALEIEPNNVAFLNNKGKALSRLGRHEEAIEYYNTALEIEPNNVDILNSKGAALSQSRNYEEALEYTKKALEIKPNDLDILINKGWLLEELGRHEEAVEYVEKALEIETNDAISLNDKGLALYRLGRYEEAIEYYNIALEIEPNDVDILIRKGLALKKLGKHEEALEHSSKVLEIDPNNRSAKQLKQEIEHIQETEE
- a CDS encoding sulfite exporter TauE/SafE family protein, with translation MGGLLGVVGSVIGFTNLTYSIIYIIIGLIILQIGINLSGVSPKLSAYSIAMPSFLFKKLRSKTENLGEKFYATGIGGATFFVPCGFSMAAQLFAVTTGSFWQGSLVMLSFVLGSMIPLLGFGSISSFLKGAFGQVVFRVIAVFLVAIGAYNFTVGYTTLSSSISFETSAAAEEQGYESEYESLKLAIDGMFCISCVMRIESSLNSLDGVESSNVDLVNETADVEYDPEIISPDEITQADIFDDDLYSAEIID